A window of Benincasa hispida cultivar B227 chromosome 9, ASM972705v1, whole genome shotgun sequence genomic DNA:
GAAGAGGCCCGGGAACGTCGTTGTTCCGATGGAGAACGCTATTCCGGTGATTGATCTCTCTATGCAAGACCGAAATCTTCTTATTCGCAAAATCCTCGATGCATCTAAAGAATTTGGATTTTTTCAGGTTTGAAAGCTACTCTCGTATATTATCTCTTGTCTTTTTCATCTTTTCCTTTCGTTTAAGGTAtataaaaatgttttatttttgtttctaaacTTTTGTGCAGAATTGAGTTATGAAAATgtttcttaatttaaattaagtaaaTCTTCAACAACCAtttatcaataaatttaaaaatgtttgaatttaaaattttagtgaCAAAAAGATTTTTGGTAAATAAAGTTCATGAATATGTCAATTCTGAAAATAGTTAATTAGTTTTGGTATAAAGTTTTACTGAAAAATTAGATGTtggaatcttctttttctttttccttttttttttttttttttttggcctttttgtttcttcttgcTTGGGAATATGTCCCTATTTCCCATTTGGGGTTCAAGTGTTTGGTATGAATATGCCTTGGAAGCTTAATTTTTTCCCAGTGTTGTcaaaggaaaattcttataaatagaaaattttaaaaatatttatattttataataaaatgttttaaaaatgttttgtattttcgaaatttttttgttaaatatttttaaatattttttatatttaaaaataactcgttgtcaaattatattatattacacatacatatatacatatagatATATACATAGTTTCTATGAGCAACAAATATCTTTTATTAATCTTTGAAGTTTAGGTTCGTTAATTTTCTTTGGTATTCTTACTATCATCTTcacatttcttaaaaaaatatattttaaattatttctaATCAGTTCAAAGAacaaagctatttttttaatctcgTTTGATGATGATTTCATCTTTAATtacatgtttttaaaatttatgctaGTTTTCTATCCATTTTTCAATTGTAATTTTTACGTTTCTTAATGGAACACAATTAAATTCTCAATCAACTCCTAAAATAAGAACTACTTTCCTTAGTTTCCAAATCTGATTTAGACTTTTGAAAACAATAGTAGAAAGTGGATAAGGAAACATATAAATCTATGGGTGGTAATAGCATTtctaagcttaatttttaaatcaaatgattaccaaacgaaaCTAGTTTTTCAGAACCTCGCttgattgttttttaaaacattaatagAAATGATGTAATAAACAAAGAAAACATATAGGTATATGAGTAGTTTGAGTCTCGTTTGGTAAACatgtagttttttgttttttgtttttgaaaattaaacttatagatactacttccacctcaaaatttctttttttgttaactactttttaccaattgtttaaaaaaactactaaaaaattagtttttatttttggaatttgactaagaattaagaaagatgcaaatcattgtaagaaatagataggaaataggcttaattttcaaaaatcaaaacaaaaaaaaaaaatagttaccaagcaaAACCTTATTTAATAAGCTTAgcttttcaaaaacaaaatgtttaTCAAACGAGATCTTAATATCTTAATGCGTGActatcaaattaaacaaataatgtCAATGTATATAACCAATTAAAGGACATAGCTTGAAACATCAGTCATCACCATATTtactctttctttctttttttttttttttaatttccttttgCAAGACAAAGAAACTCTCCATATTTTCTACCTTACTAAAGATTTCAATACTCTCCACTTTCAATAATCTAAATCACTTCctataattttacttttatatTCCATTAAAAATGTTTGATGTACACACCTATAGGAAGATCTTCATTTTTAACTATTGCAAGGAGTTAAATCACATCCCAAACATTATTTTAGGTGAAAGATGTCACatgaatataatttaatataacctaaagatagaagagagagagaggatgAGTTAACTTAACATGAGCATTAAAAGAGACATTAATAATGACAATAAACCAAAATGCCAACTCTATTTAAGATTCAAAAGTTGGCAGTGACATTGAATAATAATTAGTTCATAATTCTTAAATCCAAAGTGTTAAAAATGTGTTCTATTGAATAGGTCAATATTGTAAGTTTGTAGTCAACGATTAATTGAAAAGTAAAAATCGCTAAAGGCCTATTTGGTATGCAACTCAGattctgttttatgttttcatacCAACTCAGattctgttttatgtttttaaatttactGAATATAGTCAATATGTATTTGGTTGGCAGCCTGGATTCTGTTTTCGGATTCTGTGATTCAAACTGTGCAAATTCTAAAACTaacttttttatgttttcaaagtATCTTGATTTTGAATGCAaagttttaaaatacaaaattatattaaaaagaaaaaaaacaataacaattatagtatttcatgttataaactcaactatttttgttaaattaaaatatgtaatacataatatattatatgacattacaaaataataattatacaaaaattttgacaataagttcataaattaattagtattagtTTATATTCAACCTAGTATTTAATAGGTAACTATAATTAGTTTtacaatttataaatatattttcaaacatattttaaaaatatgtttaaattagagTTTAATTTCTGAATGTGCTACcaaacatatatttgaaaatatgaaatacaattatgttttttttaatcccttgttttcaagattttgttttcaaattgtcTACCAAACAGACTCCAACTAGTTGAGAGTTATGTATATTGTATATCAATTTCAACTATTTTGATTCATTCTTCTATTGAAATATTTTGAATCTTTTATTAGGCGGTGTAAATGCAGCACAATATGTCTTGGTGGAGGCTCGTTGACCCAAAACCTAATTTATATTCATTTATGCATTATTTATGAGTTTGGCCCTAGGATTTAAAAGAGTGCACTagatataaactctctaaccctaaaGGCACCTTTACGacctatatttataatattctcTCTAGTAATAAACTACTCTCTCCTTATGTCTGTGGATGTAATTAATACACTGTTTGTAATCTCTGTTTTCCTTACTTTCTTTAATTATCGAATTTCTTAACATCCTATTTTAGGTAATAAACCATGGAGTGTCGAAAACTGTATCCGGGGAGACGATGAGGATATTCAAGGAATTTCACGCGATGTCAGGGCCGGAGAAGGCGAAGGAATGCTCTAAAGACCCTAACAGAAGTTGCAGAGTTTACACAAGCAGTGAAAATTATATGAAGGAACAAATTCACTGTTGGAGGGATGCTTTGATTTTCAATTGTCATCCTTTGGAGAAATATGTTCATTTTTGGCCTCAAAATCCCCCCAAATACAGGtaaaaataacacaaaatattacACCTTCATTTAATGAACTAACTCAAATTTGAAGgaacaattttgattatttatcaATACTTTTTAGAAAACTTCTACTTGACATCTACCATATCTCACATTcttagaatgaaataactcaaattatttattaatttatagaaatttgtgtgcttcattttaaaaaaatagttaggtGGTTGGATAAGTGTTATAATGATGGTAGTGTATGATTTATTGTAGctctatattaaagatatagttAGATGTACTTTGTCATCCAATATATAGATCATGATTGATGTCTAGTGAGTTCGACTAACAGGAATTATGATCTATTCTAACAAATTATCGTTCACGTCAATTGATGTATCTTAAAAGTTACTTACATTTTTATaggactatttttaaatatagaaaaataaatcaaaatatttacaaaatatagcaaaattttagaactatcaatgatagacgctgatagacttctatccgtgTCTTCTATCatcgtctatcattgataattcaaaaaattttatatcttgtaaatattttaaatagttttaccatttaaaataattttccttttttatatgaattatcAAATATATGGGTTTGGTTGCAAAGGTTGTTACTATAGACTTTTTTACAAGTTTGTGAATTtgtaaaatgagttttttttttttttttttttttttttaaagaaaaagatatccATTGACcattattagatttttattaaatatttgttttataaataatagaatGATTTGAAAACAGCCTCTCAACAAGTCTATAATTTTGATAATGTGAATCGatagttataaaaaataattcaagcTGACATAATGATTATAGATGAATCAACTATGTATAACAATAAATTGACCAatgattttttgtttgttaCTTGGTCATTGTTCCACATATATATAGATCAATGATTTATAGTAATTTAGTAAAATTAGTTATGTTATCCAACAAATTGTGGAGTGAAAAGATTCAAATTTCTGACATATGTATCATAACCAGTTGAGAGATGCTTGGTTGCGAACTTGAAAATACTTATTCATTTTAATATCCAAGTATGATATCTATGCTATGTTTTCCAACCTTATGACTATGACTAATGTAATAATTTTGGACTTATATTTTAGAGAGGTGGTTGGAGCGTATTGTGTCGCGATGAGAAAGTTGGTTTTGGAGATATTAGAGCTGATGAGTGAAGGGTTGGGGCTTGGAAAAGGGTACTTTGGAGGTGAAATGAGTGAAAATCCATTGTTGTTGGTAAACCATTACCCACCATGCCCAAACCCTAGCTTGACTTTGGGATTGAGCCAACATTGTGATCCAAGCCTCATCACTATTTTGTTTCAAGATGTCAATGGCCTTCAAGTCCTCAAGGATGGTCGATGGATTGGTGTTCAACCTATCGACAACGCCTTTGTGGTTAACATTGGCTTCGTATTGCAGGTACATTCTTCCATTGACGTTTAATTGCTGTTAGAAGATCAAGTAAAACGATTGAAGTGAGTTTGATATGACttttaaaaaagtataataactttatggttttaaaaaatctaaaaagtttttttttttttaaaaaaaagggtaTAGATGCTTTTGGTGCATATTCTTTTATTTGCTTTAAGCCCTACCCCACTTTTTTCTTACcaatctctctctcttactAGTCTCTcattatataaactctctaacgtTCACCTTTTTTTTAGTCTAATTATAATGCATTTCATagtttatatatacacacacttaCGGTTTAAATACTTTTTGGTTGATGTACTTTTGGCTTTGACTTATTTAGTTCCTATACTTTTGATatattcattttggtccctacTTTTAACTTTGGTATATTTTAATCTTTCTACTTTTAAAaggtgaaaattttaatttgatcactTTCATTCTTAAGAGGACCAAAAAGGTTACTTTTTAAAGGTCAAATACCAAAATAAACAAAGTTGAAAATATAAGGATCAAAATGAAgattttgaaagtatagggatcaaaatgaatcaaaattaaaagtattgtGACAAAAATAagcattttaaaagtataagaaccaaaatgaaccaaatctAATAGTACGGggatgaaaattgtttttaaaccTGCTTTTGATATTTTCATTCCAAAGATTTACTAGTACAAACAAAAAGATATTgaacttttttttcccttcattttGGTATTATTATACTTGAAAATGCATTTCACATAAACATTTCTTTTCAAAAAGCATTTCTAAGCACAGTCAAGCTAGTTCCATATAGAAAAGTGTTCTTCCATCACTACTTTGCTAAAACAACACTACTATTGGAAGCTTTACTAAGTATTTCATGGTTTTATGTAGGTAATTACCAATGGGAAACTAAAAGCAGCAGAACACCGAGCTGTGACGAATGCAAAGACATCTCGACAAAGCTTAACATATCTAGTTTATCCAAAAGATGAAGCGACTATGGAACCAGCAAAATGTATGATAAATGAAGCCAACCCTCGACGTTATCGTTCCCTTAACTTCAAAGATTTTCAAAGAAACTACCTACCCAGGGCTGTTGATACTAAGGCAGTAATGGAGTATATTGGCTCCAATCAGTCTTAAACTGTTTCTTTTCTCTGTTGGGTAGTGACTATTATCACAGTGTAAACAAGAAATAACATATAGTATAGTACCATCAAACAACACTTTACTACAAAACAACGTTTCACAAATCAAATCGACTTGAGATTACACTATTATAGTAAGACTTTTCTTATGTGACCATTAGTGTCTAGGCTCTTTTACATCGTAGAACAATCTACCGACATTTCGATGTCAAAAATCTAATTGGACTTTTACACTTTATAGGCAGCTGTTATGGAGTTTGAATCTATTCTCTCCCAAAACACACATACTTTTTCACTTGGTTCAATCTAAGGTAGTTCATCTAGTTTTTATCTCGTCTATTTGTCTACTTACTTCCATTAATTTGTTTAACCACATTGTGCCAAATCAATCATCATTTATTCTCAAAAATAAATCACTTCATTAGTTAAACTAACTAAAAATAGCGATTTCAAATAGTCATAATTTAAAACTCAATGATGTAATTAAAACTCCTTAAAGTTGAAGAGAACGCCTCTAactatcaaaattttcatttatcttttTATATCCGTGAGTGCCTAAATCATTTATGCCCACCTCGATTAGTCTCAAGGGACAACCCGCCTAGCTCTACAAAAAGTGCCTAAGAAACTTGTAGGATAATCCTAAGTAGCTCATCTTGAACTACCAAAGTATTTAACAACAAAAAACTGtaacttaccctcccaggcctAAATTATAGCTAAATTATAACTTACCCTCCACGGCTTCTGAGTCTGTGGAGGAATGGCAGCCGTCTGAAGAAAAAAGGTGCCCTCTTGAAGCTTGATCTTGAGAAAGCATATGATAAAGTTGATTGGACTTTTCTTGATGCGATTTTGAGACTTAAGAGGTTCAATAGAAGATGGAGAAAGTGGGTTTGAGGGTGTCTCTCCTCGACCAACTTCTCCGTTCTTGTTAATGGCAGACCGAGGGGTAAGATTTGTTGGGATTCATGTCCTAAATCTAATTGTCTTGTGGTTTGTAGTTTTgctaacacaaattatttatctaataaaatcagagatgttttatttgacatttagacagcattaattcaatccaaacTAAGATTGAAtgttatatgatgtcacttaaacaatatgtggttgacatacaggtggttcaagttcaagtaataacctaaaaggtctgcagtAAATAGatgaaggttgggtgtcttatcctagaAACACTGCgaatacgatccactttgtaattgttacatgaaatgtaagtgttacaatatgaaccatattgttcatgtaaagacatgtgagtgagagtatcctgtataaaggagtttatacatagactgaaccatgaaataattAGTTCCTCTTCATAATaccattacttgaagaaactaatatttcactggGATGATCAtaggagacttgaccttaatcatgagtgagttgtgaactcctatttcagagggcagttctttgatctatatgggtgagagtggtcatgaTAGCCAacccaataagcctaccattttagggatttatctggttagggagttgggaacatagctacacaagatgaaattttctCCTTCCTATTCCTttggaaagtagataaattacttctTTAATAGCTggttccgagtcttgaacaatgaggcatcaacctctcattggcccaaaaggtgttagtttatattgttggactataaactttttattcattagaggaatcaatgatacttaaggagttagatgtaattggaggggtaaaacggtattttaacccagctatagttatgagcatttgtaaAGGATCATtgctctgttgattggttatatctatggacacagaaatatatctacagttcaaagagtgtaactatcggtctttagtggagtgatcgatagttaatgaatattgaataATTGGACTAAAAGAGTTtcattaattaatctcatactATTGGAGCTTTTAGTCtgcaagttcataaggtccccttgttagctcactaaagaatagtaatgaggaatgattttaattgttcaaatcaaatgaggaaattttatattaatgagattaatatataatggttaattatagatttgaTCTATAgttcaaattatgtaagagagatatatttgaataaaattcaaagattgattTATATGAgttggattcataaagagatgtatacatataaatatgtgatatttatatattaattaacttcatattaaatatgatttaatatagttatttaattgattaattaattcttaattaattgataagaaataatggagattggaggttagtataaatatatgatatttatgagaattaattaaatgtatattaaataggatttaatatatgtttatttaattaatgtactaataaattaaataagggttattaaattaattatttaattatttagcaCTAAGGGTATCAAGGGAAATACTTTAAGAAGGGGTTAAACCTTCATCactccatagaaatatatccttatagccCATTTAGGGCAAGTGATTTTTCATAACAAAAAGACCTAGCTGCCGAGTCTCCACCTTCTCTCTAACTTCTTTCTAAAAGTTCTCTACCCTTT
This region includes:
- the LOC120085231 gene encoding hyoscyamine 6-dioxygenase-like — its product is MGDANKFVANWEGVKSVPESYVYPPGKRPGNVVVPMENAIPVIDLSMQDRNLLIRKILDASKEFGFFQVINHGVSKTVSGETMRIFKEFHAMSGPEKAKECSKDPNRSCRVYTSSENYMKEQIHCWRDALIFNCHPLEKYVHFWPQNPPKYREVVGAYCVAMRKLVLEILELMSEGLGLGKGYFGGEMSENPLLLVNHYPPCPNPSLTLGLSQHCDPSLITILFQDVNGLQVLKDGRWIGVQPIDNAFVVNIGFVLQVITNGKLKAAEHRAVTNAKTSRQSLTYLVYPKDEATMEPAKCMINEANPRRYRSLNFKDFQRNYLPRAVDTKAVMEYIGSNQS